In Anopheles arabiensis isolate DONGOLA chromosome 2, AaraD3, whole genome shotgun sequence, the genomic window GCTTCAGCAACTGCTTTCCCGaatcgttcgattggtccggCTGAAACGAATCCTCCGCGTCGTTGCTAGCAGCAtcttcctcctccacctgCTCATCGTCGTAATTATTACCATCATAAACAGCGTTGTCATTGAAGCCCTCGCCCTCGCCCTCGATATCACCATACTGGGGATCCAACAGTTCCCGCTTGATTTCGATGACTGGTGGCATACTTGCGTAGTGCTCCAGCTGCCAACGGTACTGTTCCAGCTCATGCGCCGGCAACCGTTCCAGCACAACGGCGAGCCGCGAGGATGCTTCCAGATCGGCGTAGTTCTGCACGGAAGCGACACTGGGCGCGTCGTTGGACGCTTGATCGAAACTGTCCGACGCACGGGAAGGTAGCTCCGGTGCCAGGCTGTTGCTACTTTCGTCCAGCTGCTTCTCAACCTGCAAACTGTTGATTGCCGCCACCTCACTGCTCTCCGTGTCGTCCCCTTCCGGCAGGATGTCTCCCTTCTTGATGTGTGCGATCCGTTCGTGCACCTTTTTGTATCGCACCATGTTGAACATGCGCGGACAGTAGCTGCATTTGTGCGCGCCCGTCTCTGGCAGATTCGGATGTTTGCGCTTCCGGTGCGTGCGCAAGTACTCGTTGCGCGTAAAGATCGCAGGACAGTATTCGCACTGGTATCCTTTCTTCGCGATGTGCGTCGGCAAGTGCTGCGTCAAACTCCATTTGCGCGTGAACGTTTTCGGACAGTACGGACATTTGAACACGTTCGCATCTTggtcctgctgctgttgctccccGAACGGGGAAGCCGACTGCAGCTGATCCATCAGCTGTTCGCCCCCGAACGGATGCTGATCGTCCAGATGCTCCGAGAACATGTCCTCCGTGTCGAACGGCATGGCACAGGAGTAGCAGTAGAACTGCAGCGTGTCCGGATTGTTCGCTACCGAATTAGAAGCCGCCGCTTCGTGCCCGTCCGGTTCCTCCTCCTTGATCACCATCATCGGCTCGTGCACGTTTGGCGGCAACATTTCCGGATCGGTCAGTCCCTCACTGTCTGCCGGGGGGCAGTCTTCGAGCAGTTGGTTAAACCCGGCCGCTGACTCTTTGCTCGCGTGCATGTCCGCGTGCATCTGCTTGATGTGGCTCGACCGGTCACACTCGCGCAAAAACCAGCGCGAACAGTAATGGCACGGAATGGAGGTACCGTTCGTCATGGACCGGGCCGCGTTCGGGCCATGGTAGCGCTTCTTGTGCAGAGCCAGATAGCTGACGCTGTAAAAGCGACAGTTGCAAATGTCGCACCCGTACGGCAGCTGTCCGTCGTGGTTCAGCATATGCATCCGCAACGACGACCGGTGCTTAAACACGCGCGAACACTTCGGACAGGAGAAGGTGTCCTTTTGCTCCGACTTTGGGTTGCTCAGCTGGCCGTGTATCTTTCGCTCGTGCCCGGTACGTCGCAGCTGCGACGTGAAGCTGCGCGGGCAATGCCGGCAGCGGAACAGCCGCTCGTCCGGTTTGTGCCGGCGAAGATGCTGCATGTAGTACATCCGGCGGGTAAACTTGCGGGGACAGTATTCACAGCTAATTGGCCGATCggtagcaccaccaccagcgggagcagctgcagcaggagGAGCTTTCTGCTCAGCGGATTTCTGTTGCGCAGCTTGTTCCGATTTAATCTTTACCGCTGAGCTGCCGTTTCCATTTACGTGAGGAATTTTTTTAGTGCCCGCGCCGGCGGTGGAGACTGCATCCGCCGCGATCCGGTCCCGATGCTTCCAGAGATGCTGATCCAAATACATTCGGTGCTTGAAGCTGCGCGGACAAAACTGGCATTTGAACTTCAACGCAGTCGACGGCCCACCATTGTTTTTCTCCGAATCGGCCACATTTGCCGCCGGCTGCTGCTTGCTGGTAATTTTTTTCACCTTCTGCCCCGCATTCGTCGGTGTGGCAGTGCGATGGCTCGGTTCCGATTTCACCGTCGGCAGCAAGCGCCGCACCAGTGTGTCGAATTTCAAGCAACGTTTGCGAAAGCATTGGAACTCCTCCAGCGTGAGCGTACACGACCAGCAAATGGCGCTGGGGCAGTATTCCTTCCGTGTCAGCTTGATGCCGATGCACTCCTGGATGCGTTGCAGCAGTTCGGCACTGGCCTGCGTGCCATTCGCAGCAAACAGTGGCTCTACTTCGTTCTCCGAGAAGCAAAACCGGCAGTATGTCTCGGGATTCGAGTTCGGACTGAAACGAggtg contains:
- the LOC120908707 gene encoding zinc finger protein Xfin-like, whose protein sequence is MEPEQEPEPIGEDDPVDVPNSNPETYCRFCFSENEVEPLFAANGTQASAELLQRIQECIGIKLTRKEYCPSAICWSCTLTLEEFQCFRKRCLKFDTLVRRLLPTVKSEPSHRTATPTNAGQKVKKITSKQQPAANVADSEKNNGGPSTALKFKCQFCPRSFKHRMYLDQHLWKHRDRIAADAVSTAGAGTKKIPHVNGNGSSAVKIKSEQAAQQKSAEQKAPPAAAAPAGGGATDRPISCEYCPRKFTRRMYYMQHLRRHKPDERLFRCRHCPRSFTSQLRRTGHERKIHGQLSNPKSEQKDTFSCPKCSRVFKHRSSLRMHMLNHDGQLPYGCDICNCRFYSVSYLALHKKRYHGPNAARSMTNGTSIPCHYCSRWFLRECDRSSHIKQMHADMHASKESAAGFNQLLEDCPPADSEGLTDPEMLPPNVHEPMMVIKEEEPDGHEAAASNSVANNPDTLQFYCYSCAMPFDTEDMFSEHLDDQHPFGGEQLMDQLQSASPFGEQQQQDQDANVFKCPYCPKTFTRKWSLTQHLPTHIAKKGYQCEYCPAIFTRNEYLRTHRKRKHPNLPETGAHKCSYCPRMFNMVRYKKVHERIAHIKKGDILPEGDDTESSEVAAINSLQVEKQLDESSNSLAPELPSRASDSFDQASNDAPSVASVQNYADLEASSRLAVVLERLPAHELEQYRWQLEHYASMPPVIEIKRELLDPQYGDIEGEGEGFNDNAVYDGNNYDDEQVEEEDAASNDAEDSFQPDQSNDSGKQLLKRKRTKFGITLHPCPHCSKLFKTRTALRLHALYHSGDLPHRCDECGVQFMRYNQLVYHTNRYHGANSATMAARYSCDYCPRIFLRKQDRTTHQLMVHARDQANAIDKSPALTIAKKTKRKDYVCRVCDAEFEKYRRCVRHITLIHAGSDGEPECRPIKLCHCSICSGIYKKRDDWHEHLNDHPSVRPHHCEQCIRRRRKASSRKQVHRCSYCPKAFEHKPNLASHLRIHKQQLRFPCSECGVMYDRYRDLLTHQSRYHPENQDDSVAREPLPKCNFCPRVFTRQRDVKYHQEQVHADQVIPAGDAEATNEPEEDEEPDEQQENEGDGLMTFGFGPEMFPEPDVQEDPVFNAADLPIKSEPDPDPPSPSSNMMID